One Brassica napus cultivar Da-Ae chromosome C4, Da-Ae, whole genome shotgun sequence genomic region harbors:
- the LOC106398594 gene encoding zinc finger MYM-type protein 1-like: MIPEQSIFHAFYKQNDAVKNEYKIRLNASIDACWFLLRQGLSFRGHDESVNSVNKGYFLELVKYTAEQNEVVSKVVLENAPKNNQMVFHKIQTDIAHCFAEEVIESIIKEVGHEVFCLLVDESADVSDKEQMAIVFRFVDTLAIVKERFLGLVHVKETSSLSLKSAVDSLFAKHGLSMKKLRGQGYNGASNMKGEFNGLRALILRECSSAYYVHCFAYQLQLVVVAVAQKHFEVRDFFEKIVVLLNVVGASCKRKDMVREDYRKKIEERSKKGEIKTGKGLNQEVSFQRPGKTRWCSHYKTLLRLVDLFASIIKVLEYVEIDGSDGIFKRRQANGLLKYFHTFDFVFYLQLMLLLLGITNNLSKALQRKDQDILNAMSLVKSTKQQLYKIRDDGWVSLINKVSSFCKNYKIEFLVMDDEFDSKN; the protein is encoded by the coding sequence ATGATACCAGAACAATCAATTTTTCATGCTTTTTATAAGCAGAATGACGCAGTCAAAAATGAATACAAGATCAGATTGAATGCTTCAATTGATGCTTGTTGGTTTTTATTAAGACAAGGACTCTCATTCCGAGGTCATGATGAATCAGTGAATTCAGTTAACAAGGGATACTTTTTGGAGCTTGTGAAATATACTGCAGAGCAAAATGAGGTTGTAAGTAAAGTTGTGTTAGAGAATGCTCCAAAAAACAACCAGATGGTGTTCCACAAAATTCAGACAGATATAGCTCATTGCTTTGCGGAAGAAGTTATTGAATCTATTATTAAAGAAGTTGGTCATGAAGTATTTTGTTTGTTGGTGGATGAATCTGCAGACGTTTCTGATAAAGAGCAAATGGCAATAGTTTTTCGCTTTGTTGATACACTTGCGATAGTTAAAGAAAGGTTTCTTGGTCTAGTTCATGtgaaagaaacttcttctttATCGCTAAAGAGTGCTGTTGATTCATTGTTTGCTAAACACGGATTGAGTATGAAGAAGTTAAGAGGACAAGGTTACAATGGAGCGAGTAATATGAAGGGCGAATTCAATGGGCTGAGAGCTTTAATTCTGAGAGAATGTAGTTCTGCATATTATGTCCATTGTTTTGCTTATCAACTTCAGTTAGTTGTCGTTGCAGTTGCTCAGAAGCATTTTGAAGTTAGAGATTTCTTTGAAAAGATTGTTGTCTTGTTGAATGTTGTTGGAGCTTCTTGTAAGAGGAAAGATATGGTTCGAGAAGACTACCGGAAGAAAATTGAGGAGAGAAGTAAGAAAGGGGAAATTAAGACTGGAAAAGGACTGAACCAAGAGGTTTCATTTCAAAGACCCGGTAAAACTCGTTGGTGTTCTCATTATAAAACATTGCTGCGGTTGGTTGATTTGTTCGCTTCTATCATTAAAGTACTTGAGTATGTTGAAATCGATGGAAGTGATGGTATATTCAAAAGACGTCAAGCTAATGGTCTTCTCAAGTACTTCCACACCTTTGATTTTGTGTTCTACTTACAATTGATGTTGCTTCTTCTTGGGATCACAAATAACTTGTCAAAGGCTCTCCAAAGGAAAGATCAAGATATTTTGAATGCTATGTCACTTGTTAAATCCACCAAGCAACAGTTGTACAAAATCAGAGATGATGGATGGGTATCTCTAATAAATAAAGTTTCTTCCTTCTGTAAGAACTACAAGATTGAGTTCTTAGTTATGGATGATGAGTTTGATTCAAAGAATTGA